A DNA window from Centroberyx gerrardi isolate f3 chromosome 5, fCenGer3.hap1.cur.20231027, whole genome shotgun sequence contains the following coding sequences:
- the epha2a gene encoding ephrin type-A receptor 2a: protein MDFRRVTLFSFLFISQVCISLQSKEQTLLDMKASGGELGWLTWPYEDGWEIVQTVVNGSLLYTYSVCNIDSSDQDNWLRTTFIQRRPGTARVSVELRFVVRDCNTFDGASLACKETFNLFISEADADVGTNFRKGQFRKVATIAPDEITRGRGALKTNVETRTVGPLSRKGFYLAFQDMGACVALLSVRVYYKTCPSTVQSLAAFPETVADALREVEGSCVEDAVSPATPRIYCTAEGEWVVPVGQCQCRAGYETTGDSCQACKPGYFKPSISSELCQVCPENTKASTAGAIVCPCEEGFYRSSSDPPTSACSAPPSAPRELASTTLSAEGRLQLSWSPPLVTGGRSDLTYSVVCERCDGALCVPCGEKIRFEPGPADLQDTAVTVGELDSHLNYTFTVEAHSGVSQYSSEKPSATITTALHFTDPPKVTLIRLDDRSPTSLSLSWALSRRPPAHLSHRYELMYRRKDDDNERDVTTYTVLVLEKSSVQINDLSPDTTYMFRVQALSAEGNPGSYSVEHEFQTSSLAESKTQNNSTVVMGAVVGGAIMLLIVVVVLLLRKRRLNSHGRRGPEDPYFSTDQLKPLKTYVDPHMYEDPNIAILKFATEIHPNAITKQKVIGAGEFGEVFRGAMKAPGRGEVAVAIKTLKPGYSEKQRQDFLSEASIMGQFSHQNIIRLEGVVTKFKHAMIVTEYMENGALDIYLRDHDGEIPSYQLVGMMRGIAAGMKYLSDMSYVHRDLAARNVLVNSNLECKVSDFGLSRVLEDDPEGTYTTRGGKIPIRWTAPEAIAYRKFTSASDVWSFGIVMWEVMAFGERPYWDMSNHEVMKAINEAFRLPAPMDCPSAVYQLMLQCWLHDRSKRPRFSDIVNILDKLLQSPESLKTIADFDPRVSIRLPSTSGCDGTMFRSVPEWLESIKMSQYSDSFACAGITSMEQVLAMRHEDIRNIGVRLPGHMKRIAYSILGLKDQTSSLSVFAV from the exons AAACATTGCTGGATATGAAAGCTTCAGGAGGAGAGTTGGGCTGGTTGACTTGGCCATATGAGGACGGG TGGGAGATAGTCCAGACGGTGGTGAATGGCTCCCTTCTCTATACCTACAGTGTATGTAACATAGACTCTAGTGACCAGGACAACTGGTTACGCACAACATTCATCCAGCGGCGCCCAGGGACCGCACGGGTCTCTGTAGAGCTGCGCTTTGTCGTGCGAGACTGCAACACCTTTGATGGTGCCTCGCTGGCCTGCAAAGAAACCTTCAACCTTTTCATCTCAGAGGCCGACGCTGATGTGGGAACCAACTTCCGTAAGGGCCAGTTCCGCAAAGTGGCCACCATCGCTCCCGATGAGATCACGCGGGGCCGCGGTGCACTGAAGACCAACGTGGAGACGAGGACTGTGGGGCCTCTGTCACGGAAGGGGTTTTATCTGGCCTTCCAGGACATGGGGGCTTGCGTGGCGCTGCTCTCTGTCAGAGTGTATTACAAGACGTGCCCATCCACAGTGCAGAGCTTGGCAGCCTTCCCGGAGACCGTGGCTGACGCTCTCAGGGAGGTGGAGGGTTCCTGTGTGGAGGACGCTGTTAGTCCGGCCACCCCACGCATCTACTGCACAGCTGAGGGCGAATGGGTGGTTCCAGTGGGCCAGTGCCAGTGCCGTGCCGGCTACGAAACCACTGGGGACTCCTGCCAAG CGTGCAAACCAGGCTACTTCAAGCCATCTATATCCAGTGAGTTGTGTCAGGTTTGTCCCGAGAACACCAAGGCGTCTACAGCCGGCGCCATCGTCTGTCCATGCGAGGAAGGATTCTACCGCTCCTCTTCGGACCCTCCTACATCAGCCTGCTCCG CGCCACCCAGCGCCCCTCGTGAGCTGGCCTCCACCACCCTGTCGGCGGAGGGCAGGCTGCAGCTGTCCTGGAGCCCTCCGCTGGTGACAGGGGGTCGCAGTGACCTCACCTACAGCGTGGTGTGTGAGCGCTGCGACGGGGCCCTGTGCGTCCCCTGCGGCGAGAAGATCCGTTTCGAGCCGGGTCCTGCAGACCTGCAGGACACCGCCGTCACAGTTGGCGAGCTGGATTCTCATCTCAACTACACTTTCACTGTGGAGGCTCACAGCGGAGTGTCCCAGTACAGCAGCGAGAAGCCCAGCGCTACCATCACCACCGCTCTCCACTTTACAG ATCCCCCCAAGGTGACGCTGATCCGTCTGGATGATCGCAGCCCcaccagtctgtctctgtcctgggCCCTGTCCCGCAGACCTCCCGCCCACCTCAGCCACCGCTATGAGCTTATGTACCGCAGAAAA GATGATGACAATGAGCGCGATGTCACCACCTACACAGTCCTGGTTCTGGAGAAAAGCTCGGTCCAGATTAACGACCTCTCCCCAGACACTACTTACATGTTCAGGGTCCAGGCACTGAGTGCCGAAGGAAACCCTGGCAGCTACAGCGTGGAGCATGAGTTCCAGACATCATCATTAG CGGAGTCTAAGACCCAGAACAACTCCACGGTGGTCATGGGAGCTGTGGTGGGGGGAGCCATCATGCTGCTCATCGTGGTGGTTGTCCTGCTGCTGCGTAAACG GAGACTGAACTCTCACGGCAGGAGAGGACCCGAAGATCCCTACTTCTCGACAG ATCAACTGAAGCCTCTAAAGACTTACGTTGATCCACACATGTACGAGGATCCCAACATCGCCATCCTGAAGTTCGCCACAGAAATTCACCCCAATGCCATTACCAAACAAAAAGTCATTGGTGCAg GAGAGTTTGGGGAAGTGTTTCGCGGGGCGATGAAGGCCCCGGGCCGAGGGGAGGTGGCGGTGGCCATCAAGACTCTGAAGCCGGGCTACTCAGAGAAGCAGAGGCAGGACTTCTTGAGCGAGGCCAGCATCATGGGCCAGTTCTCGCACCAGAACATCATCCGCCTGGAGGGAGTCGTCACCAAAT TCAAGCACGCCATGATTGTGACAGAATACATGGAGAACGGAGCTCTTGACATATATCTAAGG GACCATGATGGGGAGATTCCATCATACCAGCTCGTGGGAATGATGCGCGGAATAGCTGCAGGCATGAAATACCTGTCAGATATGAGCTACGTTCACCGTGACCTGGCAGCAAGGAACGTTCTGGTGAACAGCAACCTGGAGTGTAAAGTGTCTGATTTCGGCCTGTCGCGGGTGCTGGAGGATGATCCGGAAGGCACCTACACAACCAGA GGAGGTAAAATCCCCATTCGTTGGACGGCGCCCGAGGCCATTGCGTACAGGAAATTCACTTCAGCCAGCGATGTGTGGAGCTTCGGCATTGTCATGTGGGAAGTCATGGCGTTTGGAGAACGGCCCTACTGGGACATGAGCAACCACGAG gtAATGAAGGCTATCAACGAGGCCTTCAGGCTGCCGGCGCCGATGGACTGCCCGTCCGCCGTCTACCAGCTGATGCTGCAGTGTTGGCTGCACGACCGCTCCAAACGCCCGCGCTTCTCAGACATTGTCAACATTTTGGACAAACTGCTCCAAAGCCCGGAGTCTTTGAAAACCATTGCTGACTTTGATCCACG TGTGTCCATCCGCCTGCCCAGCACCAGCGGCTGTGACGGCACCATGTTCAGGTCAGTGCCGGAGTGGCTGGAGTCCATCAAAATGAGCCAGTACAGCGACAGCTTCGCCTGCGCCGGAATCACAAGCATGGAGCAGGTGCTCGCCATGAGGCACGA aGACATCAGGAACATCGGAGTACGGTTGCCAGGTCACATGAAACGGATAGCCTACAGCATCCTTGGACTGAAAGACCAGACCAGTTCGCTCAGTGTGTTTGCGGTGTGA
- the cplane2 gene encoding ciliogenesis and planar polarity effector 2 produces MAQVPPAGSIVVADWHRSADSKDFFSKILHKKRRKKFGLLESPVMPPHIAVDTVHYKIFISGKSGVGKTALAARLAGLKIPNMHYETTGIETTVVYWPVKLRESGRVLFFRLQLWDCGENALRRFDHLLPSCKEEVDAILFLFSFTDRTSFDDLSNQIAKWSGPPDRLVKLVVGTKFDLFMHSDVTEREVSKFQEERSFPVLRTGGEVSDGLGDVAPLLNCLAERLWHQDCVAARSASHRSQQETGTLI; encoded by the exons ATGGCTCAAGTCCCGCCTGCTGGATCGATCGTAGTAGCTGACTGGCATCGCAGTGCAGACAGCAAAGACTTCTTCAGCAAAATACTACACAAGAAAAGACGCAAAAAGTTTG GCCTGTTGGAGTCTCCAGTGATGCCCCCTCATATAGCTGTGGACACGGTTCATTATAAGATCTTCATCTCTGGCAAGAGTGGAGTAGGGAAAACTGCACTCGCTGCACGTCTCGCAGGACTGAAAATTCCCAACATGCACTATGAAACTACAG GTATTGAGACGACAGTAGTATATTGGCCAGTGAAGCTGAGAGAAAGTGGCCGAGTGCTTTTCTTCCGCCTGCAGCTGTGGGACTGTGGAGAGAACGCCTTGCGTAGATTTGACCATTTGCTTCCA TCCTGTAAGGAGGAGGTGGACGCCAtcctcttcctgttctcctTCACTGACAGGACATCATTTGATGATCTGTCAAATCAGATTGCTAAGTGGTCTGGGCCGCCTGACAGACTTGTGAAATTGGTGGTTGGCACCAA ATTTGACCTTTTCATGCACAGTGATGTGACGGAGAGAGAAGTGAGCAAGTTCCAGGAGGAGCGGAGCTTTCCGGTGCTGCGTACGGGGGGAGAGGTGAGCGACGGGCTGGGTGACGTCGCGCCCCTCCTCAACTGCCTGGCAGAGCGCCTGTGGCACCAGGACTGTGTTGCAGCCCGGTCAGCCAGCCACCGCTCACAGCAAGAGACAGGGACTCTCATTTAA
- the LOC144539333 gene encoding rho guanine nucleotide exchange factor 19, which produces MADLCDSVVPVPGEGMMAQFDCRGDENSRSVSKVRLGESVLISQVGDIVLQHCPVFRALYVPYVTNMMYQEALVNQLLQQNKGFLFLLKTLESDPVCQRQSLKSFLVLPFQRITRLKLITESILRLTEPDSDSISNLEKAIEAIHEIVTECDKGVRKMKQIEELVCLEMLLDFGKIKSLPLVVSGRFLVHQGPLRQLTVEGNHNSRTSFVNVYLHLFNDLLIISSKKEQRFRVMDHAVFPTHVHTEQVKTEVLGLPSDSFLLRLSRNHTGQPTASILAAHTRSDKEAWVKVLSSKH; this is translated from the exons ATGGCGGATTTGTGTGACAGTGTCGTCCCTGTGCCAGGTGAGGGCATGATGGCTCAGTTTGATTGCAGAGGAGATGAGAACAGCCGCAGTGTGAGCA AAGTGCGACTGGGAGAGAGTGTGTTAATATCTCAGGTTGGAGACATCGTGCTGCAGCATTGCCCCGTGTTCCGAGCTCTCTATGTGCCATATGTGACCAACATGATGTACCAGGAGGCCCTCGTCAACCAGCTGCT GCAGCAGAACAAAGGGTTTTTGTTCTTGCTCAAGACACTTGAGAGTGACCCGGTGTGTCAAAGACAGAGCCTCAAGTCGTTCCTTGTCCTTCCATTCCAGAGAATTACTCGTCTTAAACTCATAACAGAG AGCATCCTGAGACTGACTGAGCCAGACTCGGATTCGATTTCAAATCTCGAAAAAGCCATAGAAGCCATTCATGAG ATAGTGACGGAGTGCGATAAGGGGGTCcggaaaatgaaacaaattgagGAGCTGGTGTGCCTGGAAATGCTGCTGGATTTTGGGAAAATTAAG tcTCTTCCTCTGGTTGTAAGTGGGCGTTTTCTGGTGCACCAGGGGCCCTTGAGACAGCTGACTGTGGAGGGAAACCACAACTCCAGAACTTCATTCGTCAACGTCTACCTCCACCTCTTCAACGACCTTTTGATCATCTCCTCGAAAAA GGAGCAGCGTTTCAGAGTGATGGATCACGCTGTGTTCcccacacatgtgcacactgAGCAGGTGAAGACCGAGGTCCTGGGTCTGCCCTCCGATTCCTTCCTGCTGCGTCTCTCTCGGAATCACACCGGACAACCGACTGCCTCCATACTTGCCGCACACACAAG GTCAGATAAAGAGGCATGGGTGAAGGTGCTGTCATCTAAACATTGA
- the ddi2 gene encoding protein DDI1 homolog 2 isoform X1: MSSCSSPSQSPSSGHPQNQTLDRSQSAPATLQQASTPGQCQGHPGFQELPGPSSQIEDASSAPHQVHPHPHPLSAPSSSTLPPVPSPSPEGLPERSPPAVKTMSGIPALGDPEGEVLLRATEVDAESDGVVNSSMLPHPEELSPIQPMEQEVDGSGAADATESCLSAPGQPSQEDEERSKHPHQLLSNPPSLSLGSCPTDSAAPGNVCGIPDPDSAEMEFPAASQSAVPSERDQPEGERCSSSDSVPSLAAALLELHELLVSNSRAQSHDRSTSCSPSQPFRQDADGLDDNPVPEPRTLTPENTQPTPSTAITAGAEPSDAKANHAAVSDEGPSKCLVPDLSGQDENLGRDMAETVEGQGPPQCPEGSWERRADRCGQDEASIVSISGPEPVGPSALAGDLEFREPPEGQQGRGVADGRASGTDTPDTLGLQTEHTLLSPLSMAVGSPEEVSSTSSPSAPLLAQAPQPSSPAPLLSAPHPFIEQFPAEHIQRIQAAGFSAREAAEALEQAHGIVELALLALLARNITVPT; this comes from the coding sequence ATGTCCtcatgctcctccccttcccaAAGCCCTTCCTCTGGCCATCCCCAGAATCAGACCCTGGATCGCTCTCAGTCTGCCCCAGCCACCCTGCAGCAGGCCTCAACACCAGGGCAGTGCCAAGGCCATCCTGGCTTCCAGGAGCTTCCTGGGCCTTCATCCCAAATAGAGGACGCTTCTTCTGCACCCCATCAGGTccaccctcaccctcaccctctctctgcccctagCAGCTCCACCTTGCCCCCTGTACCTAGTCCCTCACCAGAAGGCCTCCCTGAACGCTCCCCTCCTGCAGTCAAGACCATGAGTGGCATTCCAGCCCTAGGAGATCCAGAGGGTGAGGTACTTCTTAGAGCCACAGAGGTGGATGCTGAATCAGACGGGGTGGTGAACAGCTCCATGCTCCCCCATCCAGAGGAACTTTCCCCCATTCAACCCATGGAGCAGGAGGTGGATGGATCCGGCGCAGCTGATGCCACGGAGTCCTGTCTAAGTGCTCCTGGCCAGCCGAGCcaggaagatgaagaaagatCCAAACATCCACATCAACTCCTATCCAATCCACCGTCTCTGAGCCTGGGTTCTTGTCCTACTGATTCTGCTGCACCAGGGAACGTCTGTGGGATCCCTGATCCCGACTCTGCTGAAATGGAGTTCCCCGCCGCCTCCCAGAGCGCGGTGCCGTCTGAGAGGGACCAGCCCGAGGGAGAGCGCTGCTCCAGCTCTGACAGCGTCCCCTCGCTGGCAGCCGCTCTGCTGGAGCTTCACGAGCTGCTGGTATCCAACAGCCGTGCTCAGTCTCACGACCGCAGCACCTCCTGCTCCCCCTCGCAGCCGTTCAGACAGGACGCAGATGGGCTGGATGACAACCCCGTCCCCGAGCCCCGCACCCTGACACCCGAAAACACCCAGCCTACCCCCTCTACTGCCATTACAGCCGGTGCAGAACCAAGTGATGCCAAAGCCAACCATGCTGCTGTATCTGATGAGGGACCATCTAAGTGTCTTGTGCCTGACCTCTCTGGCCAGGATGAGAATCTGGGCAGAGATATGGCAGAGACTGTGGAGGGACAAGGACCACCGCAGTGTCCAGAAGGCTCctgggagaggagggcagacaGATGTGGGCAAGATGAAGCCAGTATTGTCAGCATTTCTGGGCCTGAGCCAGTGGGTCCTTCTGCTCTTGCAGGGGACCTGGAGTTCAGGGAGCCCCCTGAGGGGCAGCAAGGGAGAGGGGTTGCAGATGGAAGAGCCTCTGGCACCGACACCCCAGACACTCTCGGCCTTCAGACTGAGCACACTCTTCTGAGCCCTTTGTCGATGGCCGTGGGCTCACCCGAGGAGGTGTCTAGCACCTCatctccctctgcccctcttCTCGCTCAGGCTCCCCAGCCTTCATCTCCGgcccctctgctctctgccccGCATCCCTTTATAGAACAATTTCCAGCTGAGCACATCCAGAGAATCCAGGCAGCAGGGTTTTCTGCCAGGGAGGCTGCAGAGGCACTGGAACAAGCCCATGGAATTGTGGAGCTAGCGCTGCTGGCACTACTAGCCCGCAATATCACTGTGCCCACCTAG
- the ddi2 gene encoding protein DDI1 homolog 2 isoform X2 — MLVTVFCAPRDRPETTFALDVSPELELRDFVALCELESGIPAGEIQISYVEQPLKDPTRALGTYGVKDGDVVVLRQADRRPPPAQPPFPGLPHIDFRSIAVPGSGPSTSQQAAPRQQRPAPQQQQQQCAAPPPTPLAFRGTGSSPQGLDDPALLQQMLLSNPHELSLLKERNPPLAEALLSGDLERFTKVLVEQQQDRARREQERIRLLTADPFDLDAQAKIEEDIRQHNVEENMTIAMEEAPESFGQVVMLYINCKVNGHPVKAFVDSGAQMTIMSQACAERCNIMRLVDRRWAGIAKGVGTQKIIGRVHLAQVQIEGDFLPCSFSILEDQPMDMLLGLDMLKRHQCSIDLKKSVLLIGTTGTETRFLPEAELPECARLAYGAEGREDARPDEIADRELAEALQRSIQESGQH, encoded by the exons ATGCTGGTGACCGTATTCTGCGCGCCGAGGGATCGCCCAGAAACCACTTTCGCCCTCGATGTGTCTCCAGAGCTCGAACTAAGAGACTTTGTAGCACTTTGTGAACTAGAATCCGGAATCCCAGCAGGGGAAATTCAA ATCTCATATGTAGAGCAGCCGCTAAAAGACCCCACTCGTGCCTTGGGGACCTATGGTGTGAAGGATGGAGATGTGGTGGttctcagacaggcagacagaaggcCGCCACCAGCTCAACCACCCTTCCCAG GTCTGCCCCATATTGACTTTCGTTCCATCGCAGTCCCAGGCTCCGGTCCTTCAACCAGTCAGCAAGCTGCCCCAAGGCAGCAGCGTCCGGCCccgcagcagcaacagcagcaatgtGCCGCACCACCACCTACGCCATTGGCCTTTCGTGGCACCGGCTCCTCTCCACAGGGGCTGGATGACCCTGCCTTACTGCAGCAGATGCTGTTATCCAATCCACATGAGCTGTCACTCCTCAAGGAGCGCAACCCACCACTCGCTGAGGCCCTGCTGAGTGGAGACTTAG AGCGTTTCACCAAAGTGTTGGTGGAGCAACAGCAAGATCGGGCGCGGCGGGAGCAAGAACGGATCAGACTCCTGACTGCTGACCCATTTGATTTGGACGCCCAGGCAAAGATTGAGGAGGACATCAG GCAGCACAATGTGGAAGAAAATATGACCATTGCAATGGAGGAGGCCCCAGAAAGCTTTGGACAGGTGGTTATGCTCTACATCAACTGCAAAGTCAATGGGCATCCTGTGAAAGCTTTTGTTGACTCAG GAGCCCAGATGACAATAATGAGCCAGGCGTGTGCTGAGCGCTGTAACATCATGCGTCTGGTGGACCGACGCTGGGCAGGGATCGCCAAGGGAGTGGGCACCCAAAAGATCATCGGCAGAGTTCATTTGG CTCAGGTCCAGATAGAGGGGGACTTCCTGCCTTGTTCTTTCTCCATCTTGGAGGACCAGCCGATGGACATGCTGCTTGGACTGGATATGCTGAAGAGACACCAG TGTTCCATTGACCTGAAGAAGAGCGTGCTGCTAATCGGCACCACAGGCACTGAAACCCGCTTCCTGCCGGAGGCGGAGCTACCAGAGTGCGCCCGGCTGGCGTACGGGGCAGAGGGGCGTGAAGATGCCCGTCCAGACGAGATAGCTGACAGAGAACTGGCAGAGGCGCTTCAGAGATCCATACAGGAAAGCG GACAGCACTGA